In Spodoptera frugiperda isolate SF20-4 chromosome 12, AGI-APGP_CSIRO_Sfru_2.0, whole genome shotgun sequence, a single window of DNA contains:
- the LOC118262714 gene encoding zinc finger protein 665, giving the protein MFTTNTVQTGTVPTLQYQEHPTQKSQGKNIENVQQKNAQQTQQTQQQQQQEFPTFCYTTNVNMIGKLGTGTTSGAGNVTSGVNITQLTTSDDKTCYIAQPFSYNYALVNQMQIAPNGIQNTISNISFKCDVCGLMFGHLTLLNAHKRIHAQDTESNITVVATGVSTGNDVAMPPHIQILSSDPNEQQQHHVPIQDTKPVIIEKVQKCITCGGPIPNNPKRKGPKLIRCENCIAQDSVDQRNNQLNATQIFVAAEDNVKFEVSNVTTVQPSADPLSTTQTNQQTQQQQKPLPGHHPVKRRNLASVTKCQNCNGSGIIFVGGNKNKLSNANLDKPFHCNICGGSFARYSSLWSHKKLHSGEKNFKCGICGIAFAKAVYLKNHSRIHTGEKPYRCNTCGMQFSQSPHLKNHERTHSGEKPYVCEVCDKGFARHATLWNHRRIHTGEKPYKCETCGSAFSQAAHLKNHAKVHSGEKPFKCDICTAAFADRFALKRHRGIHDKYGQTTPLPSRIQQNQQEQQQQQTQQNNDQQSTQPAVEVELHAEQTL; this is encoded by the exons ATGTTCACTACGAACACCGTACAAACCGGCACGGTGCCGACGCTGCAGTATCAAGAGCATCCAACCCAAAAGTCACAAGGAAAAAACATTGAGAACGTTCAACAAAAGAATGCTCAACAGACTCAACAAACTcagcagcaacaacaacag GAGTTCCCAACATTCTGTTATACTACAAATGTCAACATGATTGGCAAACTGGGAACCGGTACCACAAGTGGTGCTGGGAATGTAACCAGCGGAGTAAATATAACTCAACTTACTACAAGTGACGATAAGACTTGTTATATAGCCCAACCATTTTCATACAACTATGCATTAGTGAATCAAATGCAAATAGCTCCCAATGGAATCCAGAATACAATatcaaatattagttttaagtgTGATGTCTGTGGTCTTATGTTTGGGCATTTAACTCTTCTGAATGCTCATAAAAGGATACATGCTCAAGATACAG AGAGCAATATAACAGTTGTAGCGACCGGTGTAAGTACTGGAAATGATGTTGCAATGCCACCACACATTCAAATCCTCTCCTCTGATCCCAATGAGCAGCAGCAACACCATGTGCCAATTCAAGACA CTAAACCAGTCATAATAGAAAAAGTACAGAAATGTATTACTTGTGGTGGTCCTATACCCAATAACCCTAAAAGAAAGGGACCTAAACTAATACGCTGTGAAAACTGTATTGCACAAGATTCTGTGGATCAAAGGAATAATCAAT TGAATgcaacacaaatatttgtggCGGCGGAAGATAATGTGAAATTTGAAGTGAGCAATGTGACTACAGTGCAGCCATCTGCCGACCCACTGTCAACCACACAGACCAATCAACAAACGCAACAACAACAGAAACCTT tacCTGGACACCATCCTGTCAAGAGGAGAAACCTAGCATCAGTAACAAAATGTCAGAACTGCAACGGTTCAGGCATTATTTTTGTAGGCGgcaataagaataaattaagtaatgcTAATTTGGACAAGCCATTCCACTGTAATATCTGTGGAGGATCTTTTGCAAGATATTCCTCATTGTGGTCACATAAGAAGTTGCATTCTGGTGAAAAGAATTTCAAATGTGGTATCTGTGGTATCGCATTTGCTAAGGCGGTTTATCTTAAGAATCATTCAAGAATACATACTGGAGAAAAACCGTACAG aTGTAATACTTGCGGCATGCAGTTTTCACAATCACCACATTTGAAAAATCATGAAAGAACTCATTCTGGAGAGAAACCATATGTTTGTGAA GTCTGTGACAAAGGATTTGCGCGGCACGCTACTTTATGGAATCATCGGCGTATACACACCGGAGAGAAACCATACAA GTGTGAAACATGTGGATCAGCATTCAGCCAGGCAGCCCACCTTAAGAACCATGCGAAAGTGCATTCCGGAGAGAAGCCTTTCAAGTGTGATATTTGTACGGCTGCTTTTGCAGATAGATTCGCGCTAAAGAGACATCGGGGTATTCACGACAAATATG GTCAAACAACACCATTACCTTCAAGAATACAACAAAACCAACAAGAGCAACAACAGCAGCAAACACAACAGAACAATGATCAACAGAGCACACAACCAGCTGTGGAAGTGGAACTCCATGCTGAACAAACACTTTGA
- the LOC118262444 gene encoding cyclic GMP-AMP synthase-like receptor isoform X1, whose translation MTNTSRQPEKKRTKNLEKIFQEINKRHVRIKRKERKNNNSILYKVLQELLKIMRKCDSLFDSMKPRLEYLGSYFDGLRVGQPTEYDINVILTIHINYNKIELDACDIENGYTSIIMPAEFRRLSKTPATAEKGFKETEFWCDRSHRLLVTNFRSWMQSVVDTALNKLPLVDGKRMLRVEDKFFKIAYKMSGPANTITICMQNDYVIDVDLVPTLSFELPKQPAHSMIDFSKVKQTKISRYFAVPKPSNNDLSWRLAFPYQERYYTDNTNNLKSALKLLKLFRDIQGFNKLASYFIKTLFLWEIIENDRDFWKKNSLAFLVLHMLKKLRDSLAVATINNFWCPNHNLLVKIKRETCENWSNRISNIVKDIERNKLKNPHVVLKYFTKTTVKCMDKI comes from the coding sequence ATGACGAACACTAGCAGGCAGCCAGAAAAGAAACGTACAAAAaacttggaaaaaatatttcaagagATAAATAAAAGACATGTACGGATTAAAAGAAAAGAGAGGAAAAATAATAACTCTATACTTTATAAAGTGCTGCAAGAACTTTTGAAGATAATGCGTAAATGCGACAGCCTGTTTGACAGTATGAAACCAAGATTAGAATATTTGGGCAGCTACTTTGACGGGTTACGCGTGGGACAACCAACAGAGTACgacataaatgttattttgaccATACacatcaattataataaaatcgaatTAGATGCTTGTGATATTGAGAATGGCTATACAAGTATAATAATGCCAGCAGAATTCCGCAGACTGTCCAAAACTCCCGCGACTGCCGAAAAAGGTTTCAAGGAAACTGAATTTTGGTGTGACCGATCCCACCGTCTTTTAGTCACAAACTTTCGTTCATGGATGCAAAGTGTGGTAGATACAGCCCTCAATAAACTACCCTTAGTAGACGGTAAACGTATGCTAAGAGTAGAAGACAAGTTCTTTAAAATTGCCTACAAGATGTCTGGACCTGCTAATACTATAACAATATGTATGCAAAATGATTATGTAATTGATGTCGATTTGGTTCCAACATTATCGTTTGAACTACCTAAACAACCTGCTCATTCAATGATAGATTTTAGTAAAGTAAAACAGACCAAAATTTCGCGCTATTTTGCAGTACCAAAACCAAGTAACAATGATCTAAGTTGGAGATTAGCTTTTCCATATCAAGAAAGATATTACACGGAtaatacaaataacttaaaaagtgcattaaaacttttaaaactgtTTCGTGATATTCAAGGGTTTAATAAATTagctagttattttattaaaactttatttttgtggGAAATCATAGAAAATGATCGGGACTTTTGGAAAAAGAATTCATTGGCCTTCTTAGTACTCCATATGTTAAAAAAGCTGCGAGATAGTTTAGCAGTTGCGACTATCAACAATTTTTGGTGCCCTAATCACAATCttcttgtaaaaataaaacgtgaaaCATGTGAAAATTGGAGTAATCGCATATCTAATATAGTAAAAGATATAgaacgaaataaattaaaaaatccgcatgttgtgttaaaatatttcacaaaaacgACGGTAAAGTGTAtggacaaaatataa
- the LOC118262444 gene encoding general transcription factor 3C polypeptide 6 isoform X2: MAEVKVESEEEEFLVYAEFEDTVNIEKYRTVHVLGVDGKNPIMQMDDTFFTGKYDNALGTYMFFEEDPDPKSEDPLFDKLPEKNLKYVCKTGKLLTMEHAYVTPKEGHDLQNMKLEVEDNIEPINFKTLQEAIDKFKNHFEEESITEVID, translated from the exons ATGGCTGAAGTAAAGGTTGAATCTGAAGAGGAAGAATTTTTAGTTTACGCAGAATTTGAAGACACCGTAAACATTGAAAAATATCGAACTGTTCATGTACTGGGTGTTGATGGAAAGAATCCTATCATGCAAATGGATGACACGTTTTTCACAG GTAAATATGACAACGCACTAGGAACGTATATGTTTTTCGAAGAAGATCCAGACCCTAAATCCGAAGACCCTTTATTTGATAAATTACCTGAGAAAAACCTGAAATATGTTTGTAAGACAGGAAAATTATTGACCATGGAACATGCTTACGTTACTCCAAAGGAAG GTCATGATCTCCAAAACATGAAACTAGAAGTGGAAGATAATATAGAACCAATAAATTTCAAAACTTTACAAGAAGCTATTGACAAGTTTAAGAACCATTTCGAAGAAGAATCAATAACAGAAGTCATAGATTAA
- the LOC118262445 gene encoding endothelial differentiation-related factor 1 homolog: MSDWDTVTILRKKPPKASALKTEQAVNAARRQGLPVETQQKYGAGTNKQHVTTKNTAKLDRETEELRHEKVPLDLGKLIMQGRQSKGMSQKDLATKICEKPQIVNDYEAGRGIPNNIVLGKIERAIGIKLRGKERGQPLQPPGGKK; this comes from the coding sequence ATGTCTGACTGGGATACGGTCACGATTCTTCGTAAGAAACCACCAAAAGCGTCGGCTTTGAAGACTGAACAAGCCGTAAATGCGGCACGCCGTCAAGGCCTACCAGTTGAAACTCAACAAAAATATGGAGCTGGGACTAATAAACAACACGTTACTACTAAAAACACGGCTAAACTCGATAGAGAGACTGAAGAATTGCGCCATGAAAAAGTACCTCTTGACCTGGGAAAACTTATAATGCAAGGAAGACAGTCGAAAGGCATGAGTCAAAAGGATTTGGCAACAAAGATCTGCGAGAAACCTCAAATTGTCAATGACTATGAGGCCGGTCGTGGCATTCCAAACAATATTGTTCTCGGTAAGATAGAAAGGGCAATTGGAATAAAACTTCGAGGAAAAGAACGTGGCCAGCCACTACAGCCTCCTGGAGGAAAGAAATAA